Proteins encoded together in one Peribacillus asahii window:
- a CDS encoding malate synthase G has protein sequence MTQYVKVGSLQVANELYNFVNQEALPESGLTTEQFWAGFEKIITDLTPENKELLAIRDELQNKINTWHLEHKEFNSDEYKAFLQSIGYLEEEVADFQIGSENVDDEIAIQGGPQLVVPVNNGRYAINAANARWGSLYDALYGTDAISEEDGAEVTPRYNPVRGQKVIDFARNFLDQAAPLQNGSHKEAAQYKIEAGQLIVTLNNGQTTTLAESEKLIGYQGNEAEPSAVLLKNNRMHFEIQIDRNHPIGKDDAVGVKDILLEAATTTIMDCEDSVAAVDAEDKTLVYRNWLGLMKGDLSATFAKGNKEMTRTMNPDRTYTSVNGGEISLNGRSLLFVRNVGHLMTNSAILDADGNEVYEGIMDGVITSLIAKHTLLGNGKYSNTAKGSIYIVKPKMHGSREAAFANTLFNRIEDMLGLERHTLKIGVMDEERRTSLNLKNSIYAVKDRIAFINTGFLDRTGDEMHTSMEAGVMIRKNDMKATTWLQSYEKSNVNIGLNAGLQGRAQIGKGMWAMPDLMAEMIKQKIGHLKAGANTAWVPSPTGATLHALHYHQVDVTEVQNELKNQTSDLKDDILTLPLAENPQWSSEDIQAELDNNAQGILGYVVRWVEQGVGCSKVPDINNIGLMEDRATLRISSQHVANWLHHGIVTKEQVEETLQRMAKLVDEQNAGDAAYRPMSPDYENSVAFQAASDLIFLGYDQPNGYTEPILHRRRLEAKAKAKFAVKQS, from the coding sequence ATGACTCAATATGTAAAGGTTGGTAGTTTACAAGTAGCAAATGAATTGTATAATTTTGTGAATCAAGAAGCTTTACCAGAAAGTGGTTTAACAACGGAGCAATTTTGGGCAGGTTTCGAAAAAATCATTACAGATTTAACACCTGAAAACAAAGAGCTATTAGCTATCCGCGACGAGCTTCAAAATAAAATTAATACTTGGCATTTAGAACATAAAGAGTTTAATAGTGACGAATACAAAGCATTTTTACAAAGCATTGGTTATTTAGAAGAGGAAGTAGCCGATTTTCAAATCGGTTCAGAAAATGTAGACGACGAGATCGCGATTCAAGGCGGACCTCAATTAGTTGTACCTGTTAATAACGGTCGCTATGCGATTAATGCAGCGAATGCTCGCTGGGGAAGCTTATATGACGCACTTTATGGAACAGATGCTATTAGTGAAGAGGATGGGGCCGAGGTTACACCCCGTTATAACCCAGTTCGTGGTCAAAAGGTTATTGACTTTGCACGCAATTTCCTAGATCAAGCTGCTCCGTTACAAAATGGCTCTCATAAAGAGGCAGCACAATACAAAATTGAAGCAGGACAACTAATTGTTACATTAAACAATGGTCAAACAACTACTTTGGCTGAAAGTGAAAAATTAATCGGTTACCAAGGAAATGAAGCAGAGCCTTCAGCCGTGTTACTAAAAAATAATAGAATGCATTTTGAAATCCAAATCGACCGCAATCATCCAATTGGTAAAGATGATGCAGTTGGTGTAAAAGATATTTTACTAGAAGCTGCAACAACAACAATTATGGACTGTGAAGACTCCGTTGCTGCTGTTGATGCGGAAGATAAAACGCTAGTATACCGCAATTGGTTAGGATTAATGAAAGGTGATTTGTCAGCGACTTTCGCTAAAGGAAATAAAGAGATGACAAGAACGATGAATCCTGACCGTACGTACACATCGGTAAATGGAGGAGAAATTTCGTTAAATGGTCGCTCTCTATTATTTGTTCGTAATGTAGGGCATTTAATGACGAATTCAGCCATTTTAGATGCGGATGGAAATGAAGTGTATGAAGGAATTATGGATGGCGTAATTACAAGTTTAATTGCGAAGCATACGCTTTTAGGAAATGGAAAATATAGCAATACAGCGAAGGGCTCTATTTATATCGTTAAGCCGAAAATGCACGGTTCTCGAGAAGCGGCATTTGCGAATACGTTATTTAACCGAATTGAAGATATGCTTGGGTTAGAGCGCCATACATTAAAAATTGGGGTTATGGATGAAGAACGCCGTACATCATTGAACTTGAAAAACAGTATTTATGCGGTAAAAGATCGTATTGCCTTCATTAATACAGGATTCCTAGATCGTACAGGTGATGAAATGCACACATCTATGGAAGCGGGCGTCATGATTCGCAAAAATGATATGAAAGCAACAACATGGCTGCAAAGCTATGAAAAATCTAATGTAAACATCGGTTTAAATGCTGGCTTACAAGGTCGTGCCCAAATCGGGAAAGGAATGTGGGCAATGCCAGATTTAATGGCTGAAATGATTAAGCAAAAAATTGGTCATTTAAAAGCTGGGGCCAATACTGCTTGGGTTCCATCTCCAACAGGAGCGACATTACATGCGCTTCATTATCATCAAGTAGATGTAACAGAAGTTCAAAATGAATTAAAGAATCAAACAAGTGATTTAAAAGATGATATTTTAACGCTTCCATTAGCAGAAAATCCACAATGGAGCTCTGAAGACATTCAAGCGGAATTAGATAACAATGCACAAGGTATTCTTGGCTATGTAGTACGTTGGGTAGAACAAGGTGTAGGTTGTTCAAAAGTGCCGGATATCAACAATATTGGTTTAATGGAAGATCGTGCTACACTTCGAATTTCTAGTCAACACGTGGCAAACTGGCTTCACCATGGCATTGTAACAAAGGAACAAGTAGAGGAAACTTTACAACGTATGGCAAAGCTTGTTGACGAACAAAATGCGGGAGATGCTGCATATCGTCCAATGAGTCCTGATTATGAAAATTCAGTAGCTTTCCAAGCAGCAAGTGATTTAATTTTCTTAGGCTATGATCAACCAAATGGATATACAGAGCCAATTTTACATCGTCGTCGTTTAGAAGCAAAAGCTAAAGCTA